TCCTCTTGCCACAGGATACCCTAAATCAACTCACCAACAGAACGAGACATGTGccgtttttaaaggaaatacatGCACTGATGATATTGAAGAAGAACGTAAACAAGTCTCGGACAGGCTCATGTCTACTCTCCTGACTCCGACAAATCTTTCTTTgggaaaaatttcagaaaaaaaagaaaagtgtaatGAGAAGGATTATTTGCCAGCAGGAACTAATATTACTTGTCCTAATAATGAGTTCGAAAGACCTTCGGCGAGATTCGTGTACAACAAAAGCTCCTGTTTTAAGCGCAAAAGTGATGTCTTTAAAGACACTCATGTAGAAGACGGAAGCCTCCAAAAGTCTCACGAACTTTCTTTATTTGGGGTTAAGAACTTTGGAAGCACAAACTTACTTGAGCATCACAACAGATTTAATATTGCTGGAAAACTAGGATTTGATGTGGGCAACTCTTCCTCAGGTGGAGAAACAAATGCTGCCGCAAGAACTCGTGTCTATCATAGGAAAACAAAATCTACCAAAGTAGAGATTGGGTATACTAAACATGACAGTGTCGCTGCAGTCCAAATGGAGGTACTTGTAAATGAATCTCCTTGTTGGGCGGCAAAAGCAACTGTAACAGATGTGAATCTTCAAGCGAAGTTTAGAGTGGGAAAGGTTCGTGACGCATATTCGCATTTTGTGGGTGCTTTTTTCTAAATGCACGTGCGTTTATTTGGAAGCGATTTCCGGTTAATGTCCATAGTCCTTAATTTAGTAGTTGATCGACTTTTCCATGTTCAATCAATGACATGTAGCTAGGTTGTGGAGACCAGTCAATCAGTTAGGCAGGCAGGAGGGCAGTTGATCTACATTTTCATgtatcaaccaatcacatgtAGCTTGTTTGTGGAGACCAGTTAGTCAGTAGTTCAGTCAGTCAGGCAAACAGGCAGGCACGCAGCTGGTCAGGCAGTAAATTTTTGGGCTTGAGAGTCAGGCAAGCAGTCAACTGGTTAGCCAGTTGTTCAGTGCTTCACTCACGCAGGTATGTGTGAATTTGATAGTCAGACAGACAATGTGTCAGCTattcactcagtcagtcaatcaattagtttttcatttaatcagCCTGAAAGGCAGGCATCCAGCAAAcaaatcaatcagtcagtaaatCATCCAGCTACATGTAGTGTGCCAGATGGTTACTCGGCTGGTCAGTTGGCTCTCAAGGCACGCCTCCATcagcgaaaagaaaaatcaccaaGATGCTGGAATATTGATCAATCATAACTTAACAATCAGTTAGTCAGCGAGTGAGTCGGTCGGTCTCCtggtcattcagtcagtcaatgaATCAATCAGGCTGGCAGTCGGTCAGGTAGtctttcattcattcagtttGTCAATCAGCTTGTCAGCAAGTTGTCTTAATCTCTTGGTTTTACCAAACAGGAATCAGAAGAACAAGCAAACAAGGACTCTGGAAAAGCCGCATTCTCTGGAGCATATCAGAATGATGTGAGTATTAACTTTTTTAATGGGAAAAATATTTAGCCGATTCTCTTCTCTCTGTtggctcgaaacgtcagctttgaaactctttacgatagtcaatttacgttatcaactcagttgataatactaaattacttcGTGGCTGTAGTTTACTTGTAGCTGGAAGTAAAGAGGTtatattttccacatttttgccttatttcattccttttgcCCTAAGAAACAAGTCAACTAATCTTTCCTACCCTCAATAAAGTCTGGTTCCTTATAATCCCTCAGATCATCTCAGTTTCCCGAGTGACTATGACATAATTACAATTAGGGCATTGAGAACATCGTCATTATAGAAAACCAACATCTTCTGCAACTCTTAGGCGATTGAAAATATTGAGACATTGTTTCTTTCGATCGCCATATAACTGAAttttgaaatgactttttttaatgcgttttctcttttcttgtttgttttttaatcgttttattttgtattttatcaaAGGAGGTGATGTTACTTGGCGAGGATGGACAAAGCAGTTTCTGATATTTTTAGCTTTGTATTTTGAAACCTGTGAGAGTACAAAAATGtagtaaaagattttttaaagtaGATTTAAAGTGACTTTGTGGATTTTGTGGTGAAGTTCTTCATTACGTCATGTGCTATTGAGCTCTTCATTCTAATGTATGTGAAAGAATTGTCTAACTATGCGCAGATCAATCGTCACGACATTAATCACTTTCAGAACCTTACGGCGGCGTGTTAAAGGATTCGCTCTCCATTGAGGAAAGGGACAAAGTTAAAGGAATTGGGATGAAGACCagcaaatatgtttttttatgGTCAGCGGTCGTTCATTCCTTTCTTGTGCTCCATCGCAAGAACTACATTTCTGTTCTTTATAACAGTTGCTGcaactttttcctttgtcttccAAACCGAGAACACCAGTCAGAAAATTAGACGGTAGGGTTTCTGGTatcaaataatgtttttcgGAAATGAAACTACGAAACACACCAAAAACGACTAACATAATGCTAATTACGTCAAAATACTGATCTACATGTACCCGACTTGACATTAGTTATAATACATTACGATAATGTCGCTCCTTACGAAGTTCTACTGAAAACAGATTGTAGGAAAGATCATTAACTCGTGGTTTTGGTTTTGAgcgataaaacaaatatttcacaattttctgttttttctcagGTTCAATGTTCTATAGCCCATGTCCTCCTAAGTTGGCTAGctatttctcattttcatttttaaataacacTTTACAGTGGGCCGTAACTTTTCCTAGCTTCTCACACATTTCTCCACTTTGTTACAAGTGATCACTCTCTGATTCAATTAGAGCGTGAATTGCCTCAGAGATGCACTCGACTCTCACAAAAATTAGGCGCAGAATTTTTTTCGAGGACTTGATACACAATGTCATGAACCCTCAAATGGGCTTCATCTGGCAAAGTATGAGTACCCAAAGGCTGTTCCTAACTGTGGGGGTGTGCAACATGACCCTTAGTTGGGGGTctataggaaaaaaattcttcattcactGAGGAACATACTTGATTACCATTGTCGGGCTTTCGTaaagggggagggaggggagcGTTGTGCTCCATTGTGTATGTGGTAAGAGGATTGGATGGAGAAGGATCTTGTGGCCTTAACGCATACACTTAAGTAGAACTTACATGGATGGTCTTTGAAGCAGGTTCTGAACTGAAATTGGTTACTGATGGGGTTGTAACCGTCAccacttttgttgtttttgttgatacTGATGCAGGCGTGGGCGAGATGACGTTTGCACCCTCAGAATAAACGATAAAACACAACGTTAAAGCCAAAGCCTGAGTAAAAATCTGAAAGAGGGAGAGAGGTCTTGTGGCTTCGCTCAAAGAGACCACCTCTGCGTATGAGATCCTAGGCTGATACTATTCaatgaaattacaaacaaaaacttcCACAAGACAATACATAGTTCAACTCTtaacaacataaacaacaaaGCTTTCACACTCGTGGCAAATTAGTCAATAATAACCCACTAGAAGCCTGTTATGGCCATCCCTTTGTTAGCTACTGTCACTGTCCTCACGCTAAGCAGAGCAAACTTTGCGAGGCGCTTCTATTGTAGTTGTCATACTGGCAGTGGTGTCTCGACGGCGGCGCATACAGGAGAACAATGGAGTCATCCCTCCCTCCTGGTTAAAAAAGATATCTAAATGGCATACCTCAAAACGTCGACAGTAGACGAATGCGAGTAGCTGATGAGTGACCACGAAAATTAGTACTATGTGTCACGCTGATGGTTAGAAGTTTGTTGCGAAGTTTCtaacttgttttccttcaacttAAACTCTTGAAGAACTGATCGAATAGCTTAGAATGGTATTCCTGGGACATCtcttccttaacccttttaactcccagatcaaatttgtaattctcctttcagtcaagcatacaattcttgtaatgttagttcaaagaatttagtattggatcaactaattattcccaaattaatatttttctttattctcatcacttgtttagttgatatcgtattgatattgtggagagaaattctgtcttggtcacttatgggagttaaagagttaactcGCACAATCCGATGAGTTTCACAACACAATTGAAATGTAAAGTTTGCATCATTTCCATTTGAGAGTTGTTATCAATCTAAGAGGAGAGCAATGTTATCCAAATGAAGCTAGTGAAGCATTTCTCTCTGTGTCAAAACAACCCTGGAAAATTacagttttccttttcaaagaATATTGAGTCAGCGTGGTGGTCAATTATCATCGAATTTAGTTTTCTGACCAAAAAGGAACATAAAATTCATACAGAGAGGCTAAATACGTTAGcaatattttttccaataaagCACGCGCACAGCGATAAATCCTGCCATCTAATTGGTTCCTAGAGCGGACAAAATTTTGTCACGGGCAACGGTAACACCTCGCCAGATCATCATGCCAATCTATTTTCGTGAATTGTCAACGTTTTGGGTCTTGATATGCAATGCAACTGATAAATTGCTTTCCAGCAGAAAAGCGATAGCAAAACGTACTGCACCATCCACCGGGTAGAGATTTTTACTGACTGCAGGATCTCGTTATCCAACCCTGACAACTGGAGCCAGATCTTTCAAGTAGgtagagtataacaaggtaatttagtattatcaactgagttgataacgtaaatcggccactgtaaagagtttaaaagctgacgtttcgggcgttaACCACTCGCcagagcaattggaggaattgtgggttgtttgTGCGTTTATATGCATATATTCAGTCGATTATCAACTCTGtttgataattctaaattacctTTTCAAGTATCCGTCGATTCTTTGTTTCTTATTGTTCGAGTTAATTTAAGTGGCAACACAATTGTGTCCTCGCATTCTGTGTGTAAACAAAGCTATAACAAATTTGAGGAGGTTGTTTGATCATCAGCATCCCGACTCGAGCACAAACAACGATAGGACAGTTTGCACGTTCTCACAAATGTGTAAAGGGCAGTCTACACATCATGTTAGCATATTTTGCCTCATTTGCAAGCGTCAAGTTCATTCAAAGATGGTACATTGTTGTTAAATTGTTGGTTTTGAATGAGTGTAACCGATGAGCATTTGATAGTCTTCATGAATTGGTAACATGAAACTGGATCGTATATTCAGTCTACACATCATGTTAGCATATTTTGCCTCATTTGCAAGCGTCAAGTTCATTTAAAGATGGTACATTGTTGTTAAATTGTTGGTTTTGAATGAGTGTAACCGATGAGCATTTGATAGTCTTCATGAATTGGTAACAGGAAACTGGATCGTATATTCTGTTTGTGATTAACATCTCTTACTCCAGGTTCGCGATTGCCAGATTTTGTTGTTCACTCGTATAGTTACAGACTGATTGAAACTCTACTTGGCCCTAtactttaattaataattaattagaCTTTCGGGAgggtgtttgtttttgttttgtgttctttcctttcttttgccttCCGGAATTGTTTAGTTTTATTTCGCCTccattttttaccttttttgaaATCGAGCTTGAGTACGAAACCCACTATAAATAACCACAGGAGCCTGACAACCACTTCCATGCACGAATTTATTGAATATAAAACTTCTCATACAGTTAAAATTTCACTCGACTTTGAATACTATACTACTTAGTAAGATGTACCAGGCTGAGCAAGACTAGGCAAAACTAATCGACTGAAAAATATCACGCCTTCCTCTGTGATCTTGAGCgatattacaataaaaaccaTTCTGATCCCTACGgtctttctcttttctgtcgGGAATAGAACGAAGACATAGCAGTCCTTAAACATTGAAACAGGTTTGTCTTCCTACAAATGTTACTCGGAATCTTGTACATGAATGGCGTTCGTTTCTAATCTAATGTTTTACTTCTACGTTTAAAGTTATCGAAGGCAACTGAGGGCAGTGAGCAGACTCACTCATACCATGCATACACATCAACACAAGTTTCACCGCTGTTGTCTTCCTCTCCGACGTCCACCCAATCCTGTCCGTACCATATCTGCATCTCCTGGTTGCTCGAGAGAGACAATGGATTGACGAGGTTGCGAAAAACCAGCTCAGTTGATTCATGGTGATATCCAGGAAGACTGTAAAAGTgtattttgtttccaaaagaaCTGGAAGGTAAAGCTTTCAAGTCTTCGACAGGGGGCAGAATGGCCTCCTTATTGGCATCTGTGATGATTGTCATCAAATTTTCTCCATATGTTGGGTTGGTGCAGCCCCAGTAGGATGAAATAGTTTTATCGTTGCAGCGCACCGACCCTGACCTGTGAATAAGCTTCATTGTTTTCACTCGTCCACTCTTTTTCATGTTGAAGGAACCATACTGATTATTTTTGGTTCCAAAGCAGGCAGGTTCTTCACCATTTATCTTTTGCCAGCTCTCTAAGATATAGTAATAAGATAGCTAGAtagtttttaaagttaattaaactgtatttaaaaaaatagctgCTATCAGCCAATGCATTTTCGAATGGTATTGGGCTAACAGCCATTTGCAGGATAAATTCCAGtaataaaaaaggtaaaccaTTTTCCTTTTCGGTGTCGTGATCTGGATAGTTGTTTTAATCTATTCCCATTCgtcattaaaacaattttgtataAGGGAAAGAACAATTCATGTCATTGACTAATCTTCTTCTCGGAGTTTATAGTTCTATTTGAAttacagaaaagtaaaaaccTTTCTTCTCTATAATTCCCCTTTTTTGCAGAAACACTGCGACAAGATATTATTTTGGTAAGTTTAAAAAAGAAGTCGGAGCAGGAGAACGCGTTAAGCAGGCAGTGGGGTGATGAATTAGTCCACCAATTAAATCAGACAATTTACCTTTACAATAGGCCTCGATGACCTCGCTATTCTCTTCAGAGTAAATCCAGTATTTCCCGTCAGCCATCTGGTTCCCTTCACTCGCTTCAATCTCACCACAGGTTTCCGCCGGAAGTTCTTTGATGGATCCGAGGAGAACTACgtcagaaaaaacaaatttcatgcAAGAATCTACACCATCATGCAGTTCGATACCTCCTGATACGacaggagagaaaaaaaacctcttaCCTTTCCTGCCTGCgtaaaaacagaaagaaataaaaactgtgCTAATTCTATCAGATCTAGACTAGGAAATGAGATGGAAGACAGCAACAATAACGCCGCGAAACAAGCCAACATTTCGGTATCATCGTTAAACCATTTTCAAGGTGACTAAGGAAAAGAGTTGCTTGACTTCATAATTAAGTCAAGCGTAATCTTCCCACGATGACGTTGATGAGACGATGATTCCAAAACgtagtttctttaattttgacttGTCTCTGTATTTTGAAATGCTGTACCAATATTGAAACAATCCCCGAAATTGAATCATCAAAAGGCTCGCCATAGaaatatatctaaatatataaattttgtttctcaGAAATCTGAGTTTTCTGTAatcatgaatgaaaaatttaaaaaacaagttTTCCCAGAAACGCAAATGCAAAAAGTTAGTCGAGGGAACGTAAAGGGTACCTCTGTTTCTAGAACGCTTCATGTAAAATCGCCTCTGATCCGGCATAAAATCTTCCGGTCGTGCTTCCTTTGTACGATTGTTCAGTTCACAGATGTTTTGACCAATGACGACATTGTAACTCTGACACGTGACTTCTTCCTCACACAGGTAAAAACACTCTTCAGGCAACTGATCGCGATACAATTGAAACACGTGACCTCTCAGGCTCATTCCACCAATGGAGCTTTCGATTACATGACACTGCCTGTTGGCGTTGAGTACACCAATCTGGGACATCACAAACACGGTTGCCAGCCAGAACTTTGGATTCATTCTGAGGTGAATGTAGGTGCTAATTGCTGCACACAGATTAAGTACCGATCAACACAGTTAACAATGCTAAGATTAAGTTGAATATGGATTTTCAGTCAAATTAATACCTCAATTTACACCTTAGAAGGAGAAGTCAATCCAAAAAGGTTTTGTTGTAGTTTCCTTCGGTCTCCACCAGTTGAACGTATTAATATTAAACAAATGAACGTGTTCTGTTCAATTAAGTTACGAAAACCTAATCATCGACAGCAGTAAGAAGTGACACTGCACTTTATATGCGTTATTGAAACAAGCGTGGAGTAAAGAAAGCTAGATGTTGGCTGAGTTCTTCTTCTGCTTTTTCATGAACCGAGACACAGTCCAGGTCCCATAAAATCAGTCggcaaaaattatttcattaaaaaatgattatCGTTTCCGGTTATTTCATTGGGTCGCGttgaaaggtgaaaacaaaaattatctaccgtacttgtttatttttttcgatgATTTTCTTATTTGCAATTGTTAGCGTTTGCTCGtttttgcaatttcaaacaGCCGAAGAGTTTTGATTTCAgatattggttttctttacttttgtacTGACAGCACCGTTCATTCCGAGGTTTTCAATTTTCGTAAAGTTCGATgatagtttatttattattaatttttcttaatttctagAGTCTCCAAACAACAATCcgtaaaaaacaaagtttaataTGCCACAACGAGGTTTTGCTATGCAAAGTTCACCCAAAGACATGAACAAGTGAAACTTTTAAGATGATCTTATAGATGGAATAGAAATATCGAATTTTGGCCTCAATTTACCTCGGCAGGAGTATGTCTCCTAATGTTGAGTGGGTTGTACTTAATGTCGACAGCTGCTGCTCCTAATACCAATGATAGTCAAGTTATGAATTCTTCATCAAACGGAGCGTtggatgttttttaattttcagaagTAACTTTGAATCTCTTTATAGCGAAAGTGTTATGTATCAAAAACACTGAAATGAAGATATAACTTTTATCTTCCATCTTGAAATTAAATAAGGTCGGCCATTCCCTTTCccatttcctatttcctattcCTCGTTCTACATTACCGCTTTTAGTAATATccatttactcgtgcttatcaacatcaaattgcactcaaaatcatgttgttaccgATAAAAATCGAACACTAAGAGCCGGCTGAACAGTGTGCTCGAGCGGTTTTACGCAGAAACAAATATTAAGTGGAGTATGACCTAGAAATTTAAGTCTTAAAATCATGATTATCAGTAAACCACTTTTAAGAACAAGGACTACGGCCGTTCTATTGTACCGGACAAAGATTTTACTTCGCACTGTCTAAGCAGGTGTTGGATAGAAATGCGAAATAGCTTCACCAGGTTGGCCATGAAAATAGCCTTAACAAAGCTCGAAAAATACCAGAATATAGAGTCAGTGAATAATTAACTCTCGCTTCTCTCTTCTACCAATTAGCTCTTGTCTGAATAACGAATTGGTCTAGAAATATTTCTAAATCATTTTGTCTTGCATTTTATTTGTGGCACACTTTTCGGATAACAAGATAATATCTGATAAAACCGACATTTAGGATAAAACGCTTTTTTCGTGCAAAAATTGTGTCAGTTACGTCATAGAGCACTAAAGCAGCTAACATTGTTCTCAGCTGCGTCTCGAGCGACTCTTACACTTTTCTCGCCCTCTCCAAACTTCCCCTCGTGATCATGAATCCACACCTCGCTGTACCCACACTAGGCGAGAACTGCAAGTGTATATTGGCcaatctttcttctttttgttattAGAAACAGTTCCCCCCTTTGGTAACCTTTAGAACTTACTTTGTCGTCACAATTTTTACGAACGAACCAGACCAACTTTCTCTAACTTCCGCACCGAAAGTACTTTGCATTCCCTGGGAGTATGTTGATAGTTTTTGTCAATTATTGGAGTCTCCAAATAATTGTTTGTAGTGGACGAAACGTTATATGCCATATCAGGGTTGTGTCATAGAAGCTTACTCAGacaaataaaggaaagaaacttGTTACATGATCCtttaaatgtaaatgtaacttACCTTACCCAAACTCAGTCTTATTTACCTCTGCTGTAATA
The sequence above is a segment of the Pocillopora verrucosa isolate sample1 chromosome 13, ASM3666991v2, whole genome shotgun sequence genome. Coding sequences within it:
- the LOC131779157 gene encoding uncharacterized protein, producing MNPKFWLATVFVMSQIGVLNANRQCHVIESSIGGMSLRGHVFQLYRDQLPEECFYLCEEEVTCQSYNVVIGQNICELNNRTKEARPEDFMPDQRRFYMKRSRNRVLLGSIKELPAETCGEIEASEGNQMADGKYWIYSEENSEVIEAYCKESWQKINGEEPACFGTKNNQYGSFNMKKSGRVKTMKLIHRSGSVRCNDKTISSYWGCTNPTYGENLMTIITDANKEAILPPVEDLKALPSSSFGNKIHFYSLPGYHHESTELVFRNLVNPLSLSSNQEMQIWYGQDWVDVGEEDNSGETCVDVYAWYE